One region of Limnospira fusiformis SAG 85.79 genomic DNA includes:
- a CDS encoding IS4-like element ISAtsp3 family transposase, giving the protein MNELNRLRDTLRPHLPWHGARLNFVCLFLMALFQTKTVNLMEIATVFANPVQISSNYQRLQRFFRQFKFDRAEIARFVVSLIDIPQPWTLSLDRTCWSFGQTHFNILMLAVVHEGIAFPLLWTMLDKKGNSNSGERMDLFDRFEALFPDVEVACLTADREFVGRDWLSYLLIDPEVPFRLRIRHSELISPKLGGTRRSGERMFDSLRPGEFRQLSGRRWVWGRQVYVIGSRLADSGELLILITNACPETALPDYARRWGIENLFGALKTRGFCLESTHFKDPERLSRLLALLSLAFTWAMKVGLWIHQGSPIPLKAHGRRSQSLFRTGFDFLRRTFSNLPLFSGRFHQALQLLSCT; this is encoded by the coding sequence ATGAACGAGCTTAACCGATTACGAGACACTTTGCGCCCTCACTTGCCCTGGCACGGGGCGAGATTAAACTTTGTCTGTCTGTTCCTGATGGCGCTATTCCAAACAAAGACGGTTAATCTGATGGAAATAGCGACTGTATTCGCAAATCCTGTGCAAATTTCCTCAAATTACCAGCGATTACAACGTTTTTTTCGGCAATTCAAATTTGACCGGGCAGAGATTGCCCGTTTCGTCGTTAGCCTCATTGACATTCCCCAACCTTGGACTCTTAGTCTCGACCGCACCTGTTGGTCTTTCGGTCAAACCCATTTCAACATCTTGATGTTGGCAGTCGTCCACGAGGGGATTGCCTTTCCCCTGCTGTGGACGATGCTTGACAAAAAGGGCAATAGCAACAGTGGCGAACGCATGGACTTATTCGACCGCTTCGAGGCACTATTTCCTGACGTGGAGGTGGCTTGTCTGACCGCTGACCGGGAATTTGTGGGGCGAGATTGGCTCTCGTATCTTCTCATCGACCCCGAGGTTCCTTTCCGCCTACGCATCCGCCACAGCGAGCTGATTAGTCCTAAGTTAGGAGGAACTCGGCGTAGCGGCGAACGAATGTTTGATTCTCTGCGACCCGGAGAATTTCGCCAGCTTTCGGGTCGCCGTTGGGTTTGGGGACGGCAGGTTTACGTCATTGGCTCTCGTCTGGCTGATTCGGGGGAGTTGTTGATTCTCATCACTAACGCTTGCCCCGAAACGGCCCTCCCCGACTATGCTCGGCGTTGGGGTATTGAAAACCTCTTCGGAGCCTTGAAGACTCGGGGCTTCTGTCTCGAATCGACTCACTTTAAGGACCCTGAGCGCTTGAGCCGTTTATTGGCTTTGCTTAGCCTGGCTTTTACTTGGGCTATGAAGGTGGGTTTGTGGATTCACCAAGGTTCACCCATTCCTTTGAAGGCTCACGGACGACGCTCCCAGAGTCTTTTCCGCACTGGCTTCGATTTTCTACGCCGCACTTTCTCTAATCTGCCTTTGTTTTCAGGGCGGTTTCACCAGGCTCTACAACTTTTGTCCTGTACTTAG